The proteins below come from a single Iocasia fonsfrigidae genomic window:
- the thiD gene encoding bifunctional hydroxymethylpyrimidine kinase/phosphomethylpyrimidine kinase, with amino-acid sequence MLKKALTIAGSDSGGGAGIQADLKTFSALGVYGLSVITSITAQNTTGVIAVEDISPTMVAKQIDAVFSDIQIDAVKIGMVSNREIIKVIVEGLRKWDVKNIVLDPVMMSESGSRLLDVEARSTLIKELIPLADIITPNLFEASILLERDVITLKDMENAVKELTKMGCSSVLLKGGHLTDRTLAKLTTKAIDVYYDGQSLLRYQADRVKTRNIHGTGCTYSSAIAAYLAFGFKMDRSIARAKDYITGAIQNSLNIGDGPGPTNHFYNLWKEKGE; translated from the coding sequence ATGCTCAAAAAAGCCTTAACTATTGCCGGGTCAGATTCTGGTGGTGGAGCAGGTATTCAGGCTGATTTGAAGACCTTTTCAGCACTTGGTGTTTATGGTTTGAGTGTTATTACTTCTATTACTGCCCAGAATACCACTGGGGTAATTGCTGTAGAGGATATCTCACCTACTATGGTGGCTAAACAAATAGATGCTGTGTTTAGTGATATTCAAATTGATGCTGTTAAGATAGGAATGGTTTCAAATAGGGAGATAATTAAGGTCATAGTAGAGGGATTAAGAAAATGGGATGTCAAGAATATAGTCCTTGACCCGGTTATGATGTCAGAGAGTGGTAGTAGACTTCTGGATGTCGAAGCTCGTTCTACATTAATTAAGGAGTTAATACCACTGGCTGATATTATAACACCAAATCTGTTTGAAGCCTCTATATTACTAGAAAGAGATGTAATTACTTTGAAAGATATGGAAAATGCTGTCAAGGAACTAACAAAAATGGGTTGTAGTTCTGTGCTGCTTAAAGGTGGTCATCTGACTGACAGGACTTTAGCTAAATTGACTACTAAGGCTATTGATGTTTATTATGATGGTCAATCATTATTAAGGTATCAGGCTGACAGGGTTAAAACTAGAAATATCCATGGGACAGGCTGTACCTATTCTTCAGCAATAGCTGCTTATCTTGCCTTTGGTTTTAAAATGGATAGATCAATAGCCAGGGCAAAAGATTATATTACAGGGGCTATCCAGAATAGTCTTAACATTGGAGACGGACCTGGCCCGACAAATCATTTTTATAATTTATGGAAGGAGAAAGGGGAATAA